Proteins found in one Vallitalea guaymasensis genomic segment:
- a CDS encoding sulfurtransferase, with product MKYGTNHKRGILLPLLIVFVLLFTSCNNTSYKGSNNVVEPTEVKEAMNNSDVIIIDARSEEEYAKGHLEGAICLNPSSLTISEPIKGMLAPKEQVEKVLSEKGISNDSTLYIYDNSGGVYSGRVWWVLKVYGHDNVKVINNGQRGLEKAKLPMSLEVPELAPTEYVAKEANSDMIATMDYVKTVAENKDSKEKIIDVRSKAEYEEGAIPNAILYPHTKNLYTDGTFKSARDTFLFYKDLGLDKDDTIILYCKSSFRATQTALLLDEAGFKNVKVYDGAWLEWSAGDMPTEKEEKTVPDSGDAS from the coding sequence AAGAGAGGTATTTTACTTCCTCTATTGATTGTGTTTGTTTTGCTTTTTACTTCCTGTAATAATACCAGTTATAAAGGAAGTAATAATGTTGTAGAACCAACTGAAGTTAAAGAGGCAATGAATAATAGTGACGTAATTATCATTGATGCAAGATCAGAAGAAGAATATGCAAAAGGACATCTTGAAGGAGCTATTTGTCTTAATCCAAGCAGCCTTACCATATCTGAACCAATTAAAGGTATGTTAGCTCCAAAAGAGCAGGTTGAGAAGGTATTAAGTGAAAAAGGAATTTCTAATGATAGTACTTTGTATATCTACGATAATAGCGGCGGGGTATATTCAGGTCGTGTATGGTGGGTATTAAAAGTCTATGGACATGATAATGTAAAAGTTATCAATAATGGTCAAAGAGGCTTAGAAAAAGCTAAACTTCCTATGTCTTTAGAAGTACCGGAATTAGCACCAACTGAATATGTTGCCAAAGAAGCTAACAGCGATATGATAGCTACTATGGATTATGTTAAGACTGTTGCAGAAAATAAAGATAGTAAAGAAAAAATTATAGATGTAAGAAGCAAAGCAGAATATGAAGAAGGGGCTATTCCTAACGCTATATTATATCCCCATACAAAAAATTTGTATACAGATGGAACATTCAAGTCAGCTAGAGATACATTTTTGTTCTATAAGGATTTAGGTCTTGATAAAGATGATACAATCATTCTTTATTGTAAATCATCATTCCGTGCAACACAAACAGCACTATTACTTGATGAAGCAGGTTTTAAAAATGTAAAAGTGTATGATGGTGCATGGTTAGAGTGGTCTGCTGGTGATATGCCAACGGAGAAAGAAGAAAAAACAGTACCTGACTCCGGGGATGCTTCATAA
- a CDS encoding rhodanese-like domain-containing protein, with protein MKKLNKLVALLLMVVMVLSVAGCGSKKDDTAGSMDLSKGTESNTDTTKDDDTKKDDDAEAFNLEEGINAYYANMPDHIYKINQKEFIDKVKANDDMVVVDIRTEEDYKKGHVKGAYNAPWGPAIAENITKISQDKEVFIYCYSGQTAGQAVMTLNLAGINARSVNLGFNFGISKVEGYEDVIEETVNEFGSETYDVPKEVKTALTDYYNGLADVKDTKFKNYKVSEDNLKAMIDNKEDFYLLSIRGEKDFNEGHIAGASNIPWGAGMEKQFATLPKDKPVVVYCYTGQTAGQTVAGLRLLGIDAVSLNGGLGMDANAPLGWSNKGYEVVADGVVEAGVNSYFANMPEHIYKINQKEFIEKVKADEDMVIVDIRTAEDYKKGHVKGAYNAPWGPAIAENITKISQDKDVYIYCYSGQTAGQAVMTLNLAGINARSVNLGFNFGISKVEGYEDVIEETVNEFGSETYDVPEEVKAALTAYYNGLADVKETKFKNYKVSEKNLKAMIDDKEDFYLLSIRSAKDFEEGHIAGANNIPWGAGMEKQFGTLPKDKPVVVYCYTGQTAGQTVAALRLLGYDAVSLNGGMGMEINAPLGWINNEFEVVK; from the coding sequence ATGAAAAAACTTAATAAGTTAGTAGCTTTACTTTTAATGGTAGTCATGGTATTAAGTGTTGCAGGTTGTGGTTCTAAGAAAGATGATACTGCAGGATCAATGGATTTAAGTAAAGGTACAGAAAGCAATACAGATACAACTAAAGATGATGACACAAAAAAAGATGACGATGCAGAAGCATTTAATCTAGAAGAAGGCATTAATGCTTATTATGCAAACATGCCAGATCATATTTACAAAATCAATCAAAAAGAATTTATTGATAAAGTAAAAGCTAATGACGATATGGTTGTTGTTGACATCCGTACAGAGGAAGATTATAAGAAAGGTCATGTAAAAGGAGCATATAATGCACCTTGGGGACCTGCAATCGCTGAGAATATTACAAAAATATCACAGGATAAAGAAGTCTTCATTTACTGTTATTCAGGACAGACAGCAGGTCAAGCTGTAATGACATTGAACTTAGCTGGTATTAATGCAAGAAGCGTTAACTTAGGATTCAACTTCGGTATATCCAAGGTTGAAGGCTATGAAGATGTAATTGAAGAAACAGTTAATGAGTTTGGTTCAGAAACTTATGATGTACCAAAAGAAGTTAAAACTGCATTAACAGATTATTATAATGGTTTAGCTGATGTAAAAGATACAAAGTTCAAAAACTATAAAGTATCTGAAGATAATCTAAAAGCCATGATTGATAACAAAGAAGATTTCTATTTATTATCAATCAGAGGTGAAAAAGATTTTAATGAAGGACATATAGCTGGAGCTAGCAATATACCTTGGGGAGCAGGAATGGAAAAACAATTTGCTACTCTTCCAAAGGATAAGCCAGTTGTTGTATATTGTTATACAGGACAGACAGCAGGACAGACAGTTGCAGGACTTCGTTTATTAGGCATAGACGCAGTTTCATTAAATGGTGGATTAGGTATGGATGCAAATGCCCCACTTGGATGGTCTAATAAAGGATATGAAGTTGTAGCTGATGGTGTAGTTGAAGCAGGCGTTAATTCTTACTTCGCTAATATGCCAGAACACATTTATAAGATTAATCAAAAAGAATTTATAGAAAAAGTAAAAGCTGACGAAGATATGGTAATTGTTGATATCCGTACAGCAGAAGATTATAAAAAAGGTCATGTAAAAGGAGCATATAATGCACCTTGGGGACCAGCTATAGCAGAAAATATTACTAAGATATCTCAAGATAAAGACGTATATATCTACTGCTATTCAGGACAGACAGCAGGTCAAGCTGTAATGACATTGAACTTAGCTGGGATCAATGCTAGAAGTGTTAACTTAGGATTTAACTTCGGTATTTCAAAAGTTGAAGGATACGAAGACGTTATAGAAGAAACTGTAAACGAATTCGGTTCAGAAACATATGACGTACCAGAGGAAGTAAAAGCAGCATTGACAGCTTACTATAATGGTTTAGCAGATGTAAAAGAAACTAAATTCAAGAATTACAAAGTATCTGAGAAGAACTTAAAAGCTATGATTGATGATAAAGAAGATTTCTATCTATTATCAATCAGAAGTGCAAAGGACTTTGAAGAAGGACATATAGCTGGAGCTAATAATATACCTTGGGGAGCAGGAATGGAAAAACAATTCGGTACTCTTCCAAAGGATAAGCCAGTAGTTGTTTACTGCTACACAGGTCAAACAGCAGGTCAAACAGTAGCTGCACTTAGATTATTAGGTTATGATGCTGTATCACTTAACGGTGGAATGGGTATGGAAATAAATGCTCCACTAGGATGGATTAATAATGAATTTGAAGTTGTAAAATAA
- a CDS encoding MarR family winged helix-turn-helix transcriptional regulator, which translates to MKADNTLYLIGKVRVLINQFIISELKKKGINGIVPSHGNIILSLLKNKSLTMSELADKIGKDPSTITTLVKKLNDFGYTQMIKDEEDKRVNRVSLTSKGKELEEAFIIISEEIHNKQYNNISDNEKEVFRQVLNKMIDNFS; encoded by the coding sequence TTGAAGGCTGATAATACATTATATTTAATTGGAAAGGTTAGAGTCTTGATTAATCAATTTATTATCTCAGAGTTAAAGAAGAAAGGGATAAATGGAATTGTACCTTCTCATGGTAATATAATCCTATCACTTTTAAAAAATAAAAGTTTAACTATGAGTGAACTAGCAGATAAGATTGGCAAAGATCCATCTACGATAACAACACTAGTTAAAAAATTAAATGATTTTGGGTATACCCAGATGATAAAAGACGAGGAAGACAAGAGAGTCAACAGAGTATCATTAACCTCTAAGGGGAAAGAATTAGAGGAAGCATTTATTATTATATCTGAAGAAATACATAATAAGCAATATAATAATATTAGTGACAACGAGAAAGAAGTTTTTAGACAGGTACTAAATAAGATGATAGACAATTTTAGTTAA
- a CDS encoding transporter substrate-binding domain-containing protein produces the protein MKRILMILSLVLLSGLILSGCKSKSNKDNTLTIGMELAYPPFETKDEEGNPTGVSVDLAKALGEYLDRPVEIENINWDGLIPSLQTGKVDAVISSMTITEKRGEVIDFSDPYAHSYLGLLVNKNSNINDIQDLNQEGKIIDVKKGTTGYLYATENLTKAKINGLSSENACVIEVTQGKADAFIYDQLTIYRQSKLNEETTEAILIPFQDSESWGIGVKKGNTKLLDKINDFIKEFKDNNGFNEITEKYLKEEKETFDELGFPWFFD, from the coding sequence ATGAAAAGAATACTTATGATACTATCCTTAGTATTGCTTAGTGGATTAATATTATCAGGTTGTAAATCTAAATCAAATAAGGACAATACATTGACTATAGGAATGGAACTGGCATATCCACCTTTTGAAACAAAAGATGAAGAAGGTAATCCAACAGGTGTAAGTGTTGACCTGGCAAAAGCATTAGGTGAATACTTGGACAGACCTGTAGAAATTGAAAATATCAACTGGGATGGATTAATACCATCATTACAGACGGGAAAAGTAGACGCGGTAATATCTTCAATGACTATAACTGAAAAACGTGGAGAGGTAATTGATTTTTCAGACCCTTATGCCCATTCCTACCTTGGTTTATTAGTTAATAAGAACTCTAATATAAATGATATCCAGGACCTGAATCAAGAAGGTAAAATAATTGATGTGAAGAAAGGCACAACAGGGTATCTGTATGCAACAGAGAATCTTACAAAAGCAAAGATAAATGGACTTTCATCAGAGAATGCATGTGTAATTGAAGTAACACAAGGTAAAGCAGATGCTTTCATATATGATCAGCTTACCATATATCGCCAAAGTAAACTGAATGAAGAAACAACAGAAGCAATATTGATACCATTTCAAGATAGTGAAAGCTGGGGAATAGGAGTAAAGAAAGGCAATACGAAATTACTTGATAAGATAAATGACTTTATAAAAGAATTTAAAGATAATAATGGATTCAATGAAATTACTGAAAAATATCTAAAAGAGGAAAAGGAAACATTTGATGAGCTTGGTTTTCCTTGGTTCTTTGATTAA
- a CDS encoding amino acid ABC transporter permease, which produces MRRTDDKKVTVLNKVISAALVIVIIIFFMWVSIKAIDLKLDFTTLLEYKQRLWQGFCMTIIISIGSLLLSLLIGSITAIGQNSRILTISYLCKIYIQIIRGTPLLVQIYFFYYIIGTAWGVDNRYIAGIIILSIFEGAYISEIIRGGLESIDSQQYEISKAIGLTPRKTFRFVTFPILMSRILPALTGQFASIIKDSSLLSVIALIELTQTIQEISAVNFRMFENYIFVGALYFILTFAVSMLSRMFERRYKHEYRAKKYL; this is translated from the coding sequence ATGAGACGAACAGATGATAAAAAAGTAACAGTTCTTAATAAAGTCATTAGTGCTGCATTAGTCATAGTAATTATAATATTTTTTATGTGGGTGTCCATAAAGGCAATTGATCTGAAACTTGATTTTACAACATTATTAGAATATAAGCAGAGACTATGGCAGGGTTTTTGTATGACTATAATAATATCTATAGGAAGTTTATTACTTAGCTTGCTAATAGGCTCGATTACTGCCATAGGGCAGAATTCTAGGATCTTGACAATTAGCTATCTATGTAAAATATATATACAGATTATTAGAGGAACCCCACTGCTTGTTCAAATATATTTCTTCTATTATATCATCGGTACTGCATGGGGTGTTGATAACAGATATATAGCAGGAATAATCATCTTATCAATATTTGAAGGAGCTTATATCTCAGAGATTATTAGAGGTGGTCTAGAAAGTATAGACAGTCAGCAATATGAGATATCAAAAGCTATTGGACTTACACCAAGAAAAACATTTCGATTTGTGACTTTTCCCATATTGATGTCACGAATATTACCAGCATTGACAGGACAATTTGCCTCTATTATAAAAGATTCATCCCTATTATCTGTAATAGCCTTAATTGAACTGACACAAACCATACAAGAAATATCTGCAGTCAATTTTAGAATGTTTGAGAATTATATATTTGTGGGAGCGTTGTATTTTATACTTACCTTTGCAGTGTCCATGTTATCCAGAATGTTTGAGAGGAGGTACAAACATGAATATAGAGCTAAAAAATATCTGTAA